The Chanos chanos chromosome 6, fChaCha1.1, whole genome shotgun sequence genome includes a region encoding these proteins:
- the LOC115813984 gene encoding adhesion G protein-coupled receptor G3-like, with translation MEDRPSHVENNLLKGGVTALTGAGSGFRLAMPSLRTTQEPLDDVCIDIPADAISAVLKELNSETLSIGTLWFVDDSLFPVEDNDTLLLNNRTVAIEVDHEVENLSSCFRITFFQQNASLRNFTQKCVFWDVRNDFTAYWSSSGCETEMRDGRVVCCCNHLSVFAVLLSPVNVTLSRSSVWKLTLLSQIGCSISIFFLSLGLCVFVFYRRRTSNPDNSFSIHAHLSVAQLFLNIIFLLSDPLTQLHVHALCVVVAALTHFSLLSTLTWFAMEGLHLYLLVIKVFNIHYRRYLLKLSLTAWALLIKLFKARAFRSPSEERSRLLGKLLSLLGLSSLLGVSWGAVIFQFGPLQEALMYVFCISNSLNALLIKLFKARAFRSPSEERSRLLGKLLSLLGLSSLLGVSWGAVIFQFGPLQEALMYVFCISNSLNGFFLCFRFVLLIKTLKKDGSTITISTNSTPGAPSSSPR, from the exons ATGGAAGACAGACCTTCACACGTGGAGAACAACCTCCTGAAAGGCGGCGTAACGGCTCTCACAGGCGCGGGGTCCGGGTTCAGGCTGGCAATGCCATCCCTCCGT acGACTCAAGAACCCTTGGACGATGTGTGCATAGACATTCCCGCTGATGCCATCTCGGCAGTTCTGAAAGAGTTAAACTCAGAGACTCTCTCTATCGGAACCCTCTGGTTTGTGGATGACAGCCTGTTTCCA GTGGAGGACAATGACACTTTGCTTCTGAACAATCGAACAGTGGCCATCGAAGTGGATCACGAGGTGGAGAACCTGTCCAGCTGCTTTCGGATCACGTTTTTCCAGCAGAATGCATCACTG AGAAACTTTACACAAAAATGCGTCTTCTGGGATGTTCGAAATG actttacgGCGTACTGGAGTAGCTCCGGCTGTGAGACGGAGATGAGGGACGGGCGAGTCGTCTGCTGCTGtaatcatctgtctgtcttcgCTGTGCTACTG tCTCCAGTGAATGTGACTTTGAGTCGGAGTTCTGTATGGAAACTGACGCTGCTGTCTCAGATTGGCTGCAGCATCTCCATCTTCTTCCTGTCCCTgggcctctgtgtgtttgtcttctaCAG acGAAGGACCTCCAATCCTGACAACTCCTTCAGCATCCACGCTCACCTCAGTGTCGCTCAACTCTTCCTCaacatcatcttcctcctcagcGACCCACTGACCCAGCTGCATGTCCACGCGCTGTGTGTGGTGGTAGCCGCcctcacacacttctctctgctGTCCACACTCACCTGGTTCGCCATGGAGGGGCTGCACCTGTACCTGCTTGTGATCAAGGTCTTCAACATCCATTACCGCAGATACCTGCTTAAACTCAGCCTGACAGCCTGGG CACTGTTAATAAAGTTATTCAAGGCCCGTGCCTTCCGTTCCCCGTCCGAAGAGAGGAGTCGACTCTTGGGCAAACTCCTCAGCCTGCTGGGCCTCTCCTCTTTACTGGGGGTCTCCTGGGGAGCAGTCATCTTCCAGTTTGGCCCTTTACAGGAGGCTCTCATGTATGTCTTCTGTATCAGCAACTCTCTAAATG CACTGTTAATAAAGTTATTCAAGGCCCGTGCCTTCCGTTCCCCGTCCGAAGAGAGGAGTCGACTCTTGGGCAAACTCCTCAGCCTGCTGGGCCTCTCCTCTTTACTGGGGGTCTCCTGGGGAGCAGTCATCTTCCAGTTTGGCCCTTTACAGGAGGCTCTCATGTATGTCTTCTGTATCAGCAACTCTCTAAATG gtttctttctttgctttagATTTGTGTTATTGATAAAGACACTAAAGAAGGACGgctccaccatcaccatcagcaCTAACTCCACCCCTGGCGCTCCATCCAGCAGCCCCAGATAG